In a genomic window of Candidatus Omnitrophota bacterium:
- a CDS encoding MerR family transcriptional regulator, which produces MVKDNNKEGKMLSVKDIMGEYNLTYQTVNHYTDFGLLPIALKKGNVRFYDKNIVDERIKKIKKLTEEGYSLSLIRKQLIGI; this is translated from the coding sequence ATGGTAAAAGACAATAATAAAGAGGGCAAAATGCTTTCAGTAAAAGATATTATGGGGGAGTATAACCTGACTTATCAGACTGTTAACCACTATACGGATTTTGGATTGTTACCGATAGCATTAAAGAAGGGGAATGTGAGGTTCTATGACAAGAATATAGTAGATGAACGTATAAAAAAGATAAAGAAGTTGACAGAAGAAGGGTATTCTCTGAGCCTGATCCGAAAGCAACTAATTGGAATTTAG
- a CDS encoding GIY-YIG nuclease family protein yields MGFINKSGILEWTKLNIDTTMPTCGVYVLRNSLKQLIYIGMSEVSMKDRLLSHWNNNDIPNVAFFDWYQTSDGQNAKSLEEEWIAKYKPVHNTQLRG; encoded by the coding sequence ATGGGTTTCATAAATAAATCTGGGATTTTAGAGTGGACCAAATTGAACATAGACACTACTATGCCTACTTGTGGAGTATATGTTCTGCGTAATTCTTTAAAACAACTTATTTATATAGGCATGTCAGAAGTTTCTATGAAAGATAGGCTTCTGTCGCATTGGAATAATAATGATATTCCTAATGTGGCGTTTTTTGATTGGTATCAAACTTCAGATGGTCAAAATGCTAAGTCACTTGAGGAAGAATGGATTGCGAAATATAAGCCAGTACATAACACCCAATTAAGAGGGTAG
- a CDS encoding Smr/MutS family protein, protein MGKIKLDLHDIYNVGKQIDSELRRVIEEAVRKRITEVEIIPGKGSGQLKKSVLRFLEQPEIKKLYHRIEKDDKNFGRIFVHFRF, encoded by the coding sequence ATGGGTAAGATCAAGTTGGATTTACATGATATCTATAATGTTGGAAAGCAGATTGATTCTGAGCTTAGGAGAGTTATTGAAGAGGCAGTAAGAAAAAGGATCACCGAAGTTGAGATCATTCCAGGCAAAGGAAGCGGCCAGTTAAAGAAAAGCGTATTGCGTTTTCTGGAGCAACCGGAGATTAAGAAGCTTTATCACCGCATAGAGAAAGATGACAAGAATTTTGGCAGGATTTTTGTGCATTTTAGATTCTAA
- a CDS encoding histidine kinase dimerization/phospho-acceptor domain-containing protein produces MQKEEKPLRGTQAEKIASIREFAVGLTDEMNNLLIVISGRLKFLLEQKTIDKNARENLELISNCADRLSVIVNRILKFAMNMPHKLEDLNINEVIENAATLLAYYKECSASISIEKDLAKDIPLIKSDFNQLQEVFLDLFLSACQAMTGQDSKLSIKTSNFENRYIEVKISDVGPKKKERTHFDLLMCRKIINNYNGSMEIERQDYGTTVIIRLPFV; encoded by the coding sequence ATGCAGAAAGAAGAAAAGCCTCTTAGAGGAACCCAGGCAGAAAAAATAGCATCTATACGTGAATTCGCGGTTGGCCTGACGGATGAGATGAATAATCTCTTAATTGTTATTTCCGGAAGGCTCAAGTTCCTTTTAGAGCAAAAGACAATAGATAAGAATGCCCGGGAAAATTTGGAGTTAATCAGTAATTGCGCAGACAGGCTTAGTGTGATAGTCAACCGCATCCTTAAATTCGCCATGAACATGCCGCATAAGCTTGAGGATTTAAATATAAATGAGGTTATCGAAAATGCCGCCACCCTTCTTGCCTATTATAAAGAATGCTCCGCATCCATAAGTATAGAAAAAGATTTAGCCAAAGATATCCCGCTTATTAAAAGTGATTTTAATCAGTTGCAGGAAGTTTTTCTGGATTTATTCCTGAGTGCCTGTCAGGCAATGACAGGGCAGGACAGTAAACTTAGCATAAAAACATCTAATTTTGAGAATCGTTACATTGAAGTTAAGATAAGCGATGTGGGGCCTAAGAAAAAAGAGCGGACACATTTCGATTTGTTGATGTGCCGTAAAATTATTAATAACTATAATGGTTCTATGGAAATAGAGAGGCAGGATTACGGCACTACTGTTATTATAAGATTACCGTTTGTTTAG
- a CDS encoding septal ring lytic transglycosylase RlpA family protein, which translates to MKLYWVILICLILFCGCQDKKHLREVYPAIGLATWYSPQRTASGEMYQSGQLTCAMRKRGFGKYYLVCNLANNRCVEVRHNDFGPSFFLFVMGRMVDLSQNAFSKIADVKKGVVRVRIGEVHRGQVD; encoded by the coding sequence ATGAAACTTTATTGGGTTATATTGATTTGCCTTATTTTATTCTGCGGGTGCCAAGACAAGAAACATCTGAGAGAGGTTTATCCGGCAATCGGGCTGGCTACCTGGTATAGTCCCCAGCGCACTGCTTCGGGAGAAATGTACCAAAGCGGCCAGCTTACTTGCGCGATGCGGAAGAGAGGTTTTGGTAAATATTACCTGGTATGTAATTTGGCAAATAATAGATGCGTGGAAGTCAGGCATAATGATTTTGGCCCCTCGTTCTTTCTTTTTGTAATGGGAAGAATGGTCGATTTAAGCCAGAATGCTTTTTCCAAAATAGCTGATGTTAAAAAGGGGGTAGTTCGCGTAAGAATCGGAGAGGTCCATCGCGGACAGGTGGATTAA
- a CDS encoding DUF2905 domain-containing protein has product MFSLESIGKMLVFFGAVTIFLGLLFMLAGKIPYLGKLPGDIAIHTKRFHFYFPIVTSLIISLLLTIIINLIFRHK; this is encoded by the coding sequence ATGTTTTCTCTTGAGAGTATCGGCAAGATGCTTGTGTTCTTCGGTGCCGTTACGATTTTCCTAGGATTACTTTTTATGTTAGCAGGGAAGATCCCTTACCTGGGAAAACTTCCGGGTGATATCGCAATCCACACAAAGAGATTCCATTTTTACTTTCCAATAGTAACTTCTTTAATAATCAGCTTATTGCTTACAATTATTATAAACTTAATCTTTAGGCATAAATAA
- a CDS encoding ATP-binding protein, translated as MSFIAIIYTVTAVVSIVIALVLFNLTKLSGQTKIDADNKRKAIEGLDENAFEDKPLKQAILEEINDLVDSKAKGQEVSQKLIDTFDKELEKRIDQNTHQLDKKYEAIIQEEKHNEEVTWKKYKKVLSDKKNTDAVIRSIAEGLVIVDAQGRVVMMNPAAEKLLGVSKREKVGKSILENLKEEQLVSLVNESQDKDDKEIELVSQKDDTKRTLRASSAVIENENGQSIGMVSVLSDITKQKELDQLKANFVSNITHELRTPLVAIDKSIALILAKNAGEISSAQEEFLSIAQRNIKRLSIMINDLLDLSKLEAGKMKISALPTSIAFVIEESVGSLINWSKTKSITIEKKIENGLPQINIDGDRIIQVLTNLIGNAIKFTPANGNVIIEASLSAEGKEVMITVQDNGVGISKEDLPNIFNKFYQAGERVASDINGTGIGLSIVKEIVELHRGKIWVESEKGVGARFIFTLPLK; from the coding sequence ATGTCCTTTATAGCGATAATATATACAGTAACAGCTGTCGTCAGCATCGTGATTGCCCTGGTATTATTTAATTTAACAAAATTATCCGGGCAGACAAAAATAGACGCTGATAATAAAAGAAAAGCAATTGAAGGCTTAGATGAAAATGCTTTTGAAGATAAACCACTAAAGCAGGCTATACTTGAAGAAATAAATGATTTGGTAGATTCTAAGGCCAAGGGCCAAGAGGTCAGTCAAAAACTAATTGACACTTTTGACAAAGAATTAGAAAAGAGAATAGATCAGAATACCCATCAATTAGACAAAAAATATGAAGCGATTATTCAGGAAGAAAAACACAATGAGGAAGTTACCTGGAAGAAATATAAAAAGGTGCTTTCTGACAAGAAAAATACCGACGCAGTGATCCGCAGTATTGCCGAAGGGCTGGTGATCGTGGACGCGCAGGGCAGGGTGGTGATGATGAATCCTGCCGCCGAAAAGCTTTTGGGCGTTTCCAAGAGAGAGAAGGTCGGTAAATCTATTTTAGAGAATCTTAAAGAAGAACAGCTGGTTTCGCTGGTTAATGAATCGCAGGACAAAGATGATAAGGAAATAGAGCTGGTCAGCCAAAAAGACGATACGAAAAGGACGTTAAGGGCAAGCAGCGCGGTTATCGAAAATGAGAATGGGCAGTCCATAGGCATGGTCTCTGTTTTAAGCGATATCACCAAACAGAAAGAGCTGGATCAATTAAAAGCAAACTTTGTCTCTAATATTACTCATGAGCTGCGTACGCCTCTGGTAGCCATAGATAAATCTATTGCTTTAATCCTGGCTAAAAATGCGGGAGAGATTTCCTCCGCCCAGGAGGAGTTTTTGTCTATCGCCCAGCGCAATATTAAAAGGTTATCGATTATGATCAATGACTTGTTGGATCTTTCCAAGCTTGAAGCGGGAAAGATGAAAATCAGTGCTTTGCCAACTTCAATTGCGTTTGTTATTGAGGAATCCGTGGGATCCCTTATTAATTGGTCAAAAACAAAGTCTATTACCATAGAAAAGAAAATTGAGAATGGGCTGCCACAGATAAATATTGATGGAGACAGGATCATTCAGGTTCTAACTAACCTTATCGGCAATGCCATTAAGTTTACGCCTGCTAACGGTAATGTAATTATCGAAGCGTCATTAAGCGCAGAAGGCAAAGAAGTAATGATTACTGTGCAGGATAACGGTGTGGGTATTTCTAAAGAAGATTTGCCTAATATTTTCAATAAATTTTATCAGGCGGGGGAAAGGGTCGCTTCGGATATAAATGGGACAGGCATAGGGTTATCAATTGTCAAAGAAATTGTTGAGTTGCATCGTGGAAAGATTTGGGTAGAGAGTGAAAAGGGCGTTGGCGCAAGGTTTATTTTTACGCTGCCATTAAAGTAA
- a CDS encoding ACT domain-containing protein — MIRAVNMKKEIVVSVANKMGILADMCKIVADHGINLEAFVGYGIGKEAKIHLLTADNLRASDALKKAGYKSQEEKSVVVVDLENKIGALKLVTDKVSQEDLDIKYAYGTTCSSGCPATIVLSTSDNERAFVALKKA; from the coding sequence ATGATTAGGGCAGTGAATATGAAGAAGGAGATCGTAGTAAGCGTGGCAAATAAGATGGGTATTCTGGCGGATATGTGCAAGATAGTTGCTGACCACGGCATAAACTTGGAGGCTTTTGTGGGTTACGGCATCGGCAAAGAAGCCAAGATCCATCTCTTAACTGCGGATAATCTGCGCGCCTCTGATGCCTTGAAAAAAGCTGGCTACAAATCACAGGAAGAAAAGAGCGTGGTCGTAGTTGATCTTGAAAATAAGATCGGCGCGTTAAAACTGGTGACCGATAAGGTATCGCAGGAAGATTTAGATATAAAATACGCCTATGGCACTACCTGTTCTTCGGGTTGCCCGGCAACCATAGTGCTTTCTACCAGTGATAACGAAAGGGCCTTCGTAGCGTTGAAGAAAGCTTAA
- a CDS encoding tetratricopeptide repeat protein, which yields MNKFKIPIILIGALIFGESASLIYFAGKSQDLSKKLEAMTPDYQKLDRENRELKNKFTASVKENETLKVDRDNVLAQTKSLMGEKTRANELAASLEKANLEISQLQKEKQEIQNYNLSLKEKFKKYQELQAQITKERDDFKLAYEAAKKDATIKKSKKELVKLGKEKISAEINLKNKEIEQLKAQRTKLEEIKKELTSQVKEQKKAIAQAINKNRRLEEEVNNLPKKFSEIARQNKRLIRETAEMHYNLGVFYTKNKEYERALAEFEKVVEITPEDAYAHFNLGYIYAEYLINRKKAVEHFRHYLQLAKSDDKDVDWVKKYLLTWETYEGKKPVE from the coding sequence ATGAATAAATTTAAGATACCGATTATTTTAATAGGGGCCTTAATTTTTGGTGAGAGCGCCAGCCTTATATATTTTGCCGGCAAGTCGCAAGATTTATCTAAGAAATTAGAAGCCATGACTCCGGATTATCAAAAACTTGACCGGGAAAATCGGGAGTTAAAGAACAAGTTTACGGCCTCTGTTAAGGAAAATGAAACATTAAAGGTTGATCGTGATAATGTTTTGGCGCAAACAAAGAGCCTTATGGGAGAAAAAACCCGGGCCAATGAACTCGCGGCTTCCCTGGAGAAAGCTAACCTGGAGATAAGCCAACTTCAGAAAGAAAAACAAGAGATACAAAATTATAACTTGAGCCTTAAAGAGAAGTTTAAAAAATACCAGGAATTACAGGCCCAGATAACTAAGGAAAGGGATGATTTTAAACTTGCCTATGAGGCGGCTAAGAAGGACGCCACCATAAAAAAATCGAAAAAAGAGCTGGTCAAGTTAGGAAAAGAAAAGATTAGTGCGGAAATTAACCTGAAAAATAAGGAAATCGAGCAGCTCAAGGCGCAAAGAACAAAATTAGAAGAAATAAAAAAAGAGTTAACCTCGCAGGTTAAAGAGCAGAAAAAGGCTATTGCTCAGGCAATAAATAAAAATAGGAGATTGGAAGAGGAAGTAAATAATCTTCCCAAGAAGTTCTCAGAGATAGCCCGTCAGAATAAGAGGTTGATTAGAGAGACCGCAGAGATGCATTATAATTTAGGCGTCTTTTATACCAAGAACAAGGAATATGAAAGGGCGCTTGCGGAATTTGAGAAGGTCGTGGAGATAACTCCGGAAGATGCCTATGCGCATTTTAATTTAGGTTATATTTATGCGGAATATCTGATAAACCGCAAAAAGGCAGTTGAGCACTTTCGGCATTACTTGCAGCTTGCCAAAAGCGACGATAAAGATGTTGATTGGGTGAAGAAATATTTGCTTACCTGGGAGACATACGAGGGTAAGAAACCTGTAGAGTAA
- a CDS encoding response regulator, which yields MSNNITILVVEDEVDFRTIMTFWLESKGYTVISASDGRAGVELVKEKKPDVVFLDLNMFGMDGVEAFKKIREFDKEIPVIIISAHIGTPRANELMSLGVSGIFSKEDDFEKEFSLLEVILRKHKKLKGRI from the coding sequence ATGTCTAATAATATTACCATTCTTGTCGTGGAAGATGAAGTTGATTTCCGGACCATAATGACGTTTTGGCTTGAATCCAAAGGCTATACGGTTATATCCGCATCTGATGGAAGAGCGGGGGTGGAACTTGTAAAAGAAAAAAAGCCGGATGTCGTTTTCCTGGATTTGAATATGTTTGGCATGGACGGTGTTGAGGCCTTTAAGAAGATCAGGGAATTCGATAAAGAAATTCCGGTGATAATTATAAGTGCCCACATTGGTACCCCCAGGGCCAATGAGTTAATGTCTTTGGGGGTCTCGGGTATATTTTCTAAAGAGGATGATTTTGAAAAAGAGTTTTCTTTGTTAGAAGTTATTTTGAGAAAACATAAAAAACTCAAGGGAAGGATATAG
- a CDS encoding secretin N-terminal domain-containing protein: MKSIRNIILLVILVMSSVNRGLVAEEAPSQLAQTPSRQAQAAILPISGGITGRISLDLRNIDVTEALKFIATKAEINIIATKNVTGRITLMVENVPVKDVFDITLRSNGLAYTKQGEIYNVMTEEEYKALYGKKFADIRQVKTFKLRYAIPEQAFSLLDTLKSEVGRVLVEPESGTALIMDTPENIKQIENALAVFEQKNLVRVFTLKYSKVKDVEEQLKAQLDAKKVGSIKVDERSNQVVIQALPERMPDIEMLVKALDRKTKQVLIDTKIVKVKLSDQLTTGIDWEGLFSLGTKVGATYMGSYPFSVIPASTTAVPWQSRDAFLNTQQTIGAYPTSTSTSQKITPGQMHVGMINKKQDFDVLIKYLQTLGNTQILSNPKLAVINNQEARIHVGEKQAYVTTTTTTGQTTSTVSEEVTFVDVGIQLSVTPTINDDGYVTMKVKPEVSSVVSTLTTPSGNKIPIIDSSMAETTVMVKDGSTIVIGGLRKEEKTSNNDQVPILGKIPLLGFFFRSGTKKTERTELLVMLTPHIVSGDTLTTGDEREFEIKPGKDYKEYPAFTEKPDFKPPEKIPEKIINPKPAEPEEEIKAYREYPVLKEEKEYKPTIKGEGDNE; the protein is encoded by the coding sequence ATGAAATCCATAAGAAATATAATTTTACTGGTTATCTTGGTTATGTCTTCTGTGAATAGGGGTTTAGTTGCCGAAGAAGCCCCTTCTCAATTAGCGCAAACTCCTTCAAGGCAGGCTCAAGCCGCAATTTTGCCTATATCCGGAGGTATAACGGGAAGGATTTCTTTGGACCTGCGTAATATTGATGTAACAGAAGCGCTAAAATTTATAGCAACCAAAGCTGAGATAAATATTATTGCTACTAAAAATGTCACCGGCAGGATTACGCTTATGGTGGAGAATGTCCCGGTTAAAGATGTATTTGATATAACCCTGCGTTCTAACGGCCTTGCTTATACAAAGCAGGGTGAAATTTACAATGTAATGACCGAAGAAGAATATAAGGCGCTTTACGGAAAGAAGTTTGCGGATATCCGGCAGGTTAAGACCTTTAAGCTTCGATATGCGATACCGGAACAGGCGTTTAGCCTCCTGGATACTTTAAAGAGCGAGGTAGGCAGGGTTTTAGTTGAACCTGAATCCGGTACTGCCCTCATTATGGACACTCCGGAAAATATCAAGCAGATTGAGAATGCCTTAGCCGTATTTGAGCAGAAAAATTTAGTTCGGGTATTTACCTTAAAATATAGTAAAGTAAAAGACGTGGAAGAGCAGCTTAAGGCCCAGTTGGATGCCAAGAAGGTCGGTTCGATAAAAGTAGATGAGCGTTCAAATCAGGTTGTTATCCAAGCGTTGCCTGAACGAATGCCGGATATTGAAATGTTAGTAAAGGCTTTGGATAGAAAGACAAAACAAGTTTTAATTGATACGAAAATCGTAAAGGTTAAATTATCCGACCAGTTAACTACCGGGATTGATTGGGAAGGGTTGTTTAGTTTGGGCACAAAAGTCGGGGCTACTTACATGGGTTCTTATCCTTTTAGCGTAATACCCGCTTCAACTACCGCGGTTCCCTGGCAATCCAGGGACGCTTTCCTAAATACTCAGCAGACAATCGGCGCTTACCCCACCAGTACTTCCACTAGTCAAAAAATTACTCCCGGACAGATGCATGTTGGTATGATAAACAAAAAACAGGATTTCGATGTTTTGATCAAATACCTGCAGACATTAGGCAATACGCAAATACTTTCTAACCCTAAATTAGCGGTAATAAATAATCAGGAAGCCAGAATACATGTGGGTGAAAAACAGGCTTATGTTACGACAACTACCACTACCGGCCAGACTACCTCCACGGTTTCCGAAGAGGTAACTTTCGTGGATGTGGGAATCCAGCTTTCGGTGACTCCAACTATAAATGATGACGGTTATGTGACGATGAAAGTAAAGCCGGAGGTTTCCAGCGTGGTTTCTACCCTGACTACCCCTTCGGGCAATAAGATTCCTATAATCGATTCTTCCATGGCAGAAACAACGGTGATGGTAAAGGATGGCTCGACGATTGTTATCGGAGGTTTGCGTAAAGAGGAAAAGACTTCCAACAATGACCAGGTGCCTATATTAGGTAAGATTCCCCTGCTGGGTTTCTTTTTTAGGTCAGGCACAAAAAAAACCGAAAGGACGGAATTATTGGTAATGTTGACTCCACATATTGTCAGTGGCGACACCCTGACAACTGGCGATGAAAGGGAGTTTGAAATAAAACCCGGGAAAGATTATAAAGAGTACCCCGCGTTTACTGAAAAGCCGGATTTTAAACCGCCCGAGAAAATACCGGAAAAAATAATTAACCCTAAACCAGCGGAGCCGGAAGAGGAAATAAAAGCTTATCGGGAATACCCGGTTCTTAAGGAAGAGAAGGAATACAAGCCAACAATTAAAGGAGAGGGGGACAATGAATAA
- a CDS encoding AAA family ATPase has product MSYFKVLGFEKEPFSTSPDPEFFYLSKEHENALTNILIELRLKRGLSVILGDVGTGKTTLSRKLIQELKERDDVVFHIILDPSFDNEFLFVSSLIKNFEINNTGVNSCKTILDLREALQAYLFQKGVIESKTVTLIIDEAQKLSEASLEVLRVLLNYETNEFKLLQLILLGQVELYSKIMNIPNFFDRISFKYTLNPLGFDETKEMIDFRIRQAGYRSNIQLFLDEGIREIYEYSQGYPRRITMLCHRALKNLVMRNKFVIDELFIRELINEEIKSGWHRKDLLLQRSSY; this is encoded by the coding sequence GTGAGCTATTTTAAGGTGTTAGGATTTGAGAAAGAGCCTTTTTCTACCAGCCCTGATCCTGAGTTTTTTTATTTATCTAAAGAACATGAGAATGCCTTAACTAATATCCTTATCGAGCTGCGTTTAAAAAGAGGCCTTTCGGTTATTTTAGGGGATGTGGGGACCGGTAAAACTACGCTTTCTCGAAAGCTCATCCAGGAACTAAAAGAGAGAGACGATGTTGTCTTCCATATTATATTAGATCCTTCCTTTGACAATGAATTTTTATTTGTAAGCTCATTAATAAAAAATTTCGAAATTAATAATACGGGAGTTAATAGCTGCAAAACTATCCTGGACTTAAGAGAGGCCCTGCAGGCCTATCTTTTTCAAAAGGGCGTGATCGAAAGTAAAACCGTTACTTTAATTATTGATGAAGCTCAAAAATTAAGCGAAGCCTCTTTAGAGGTATTGCGCGTCCTCCTTAATTATGAGACAAATGAATTTAAACTTTTACAATTGATTCTCTTGGGGCAGGTCGAGTTATATTCTAAAATAATGAATATCCCCAATTTTTTTGACCGCATTAGTTTTAAGTATACTTTAAACCCGCTGGGTTTTGATGAGACCAAAGAGATGATTGATTTTCGCATAAGGCAGGCAGGATACAGAAGCAACATCCAGCTTTTTTTAGATGAAGGGATTAGAGAAATCTATGAATACAGCCAAGGATATCCCCGCAGGATTACGATGTTATGCCATCGGGCTTTAAAAAATCTGGTAATGAGGAATAAATTCGTGATCGATGAGTTATTTATACGTGAGCTGATCAATGAGGAAATAAAATCAGGATGGCACAGGAAAGACCTTTTACTCCAGAGAAGCAGTTATTAA